The following are encoded together in the bacterium genome:
- a CDS encoding P-II family nitrogen regulator — protein MKLIIAIIQPYKLEEVKEELYKSDINLITVSEVLGHGRQKGVTEVYRAARETGNLLRKVCLEIAVNDDFVEPAVKAITKGAKTGETGDGKIFVLDLKECVRIRTEERGSNAIG, from the coding sequence ATGAAATTAATAATCGCAATTATTCAGCCATATAAATTAGAAGAGGTGAAAGAAGAACTATATAAATCGGATATAAACCTAATCACGGTAAGTGAAGTCCTGGGCCACGGCAGGCAGAAGGGTGTTACTGAAGTTTACCGTGCGGCGAGAGAGACGGGGAACCTGTTAAGAAAGGTTTGCCTTGAAATTGCCGTTAATGACGATTTTGTCGAACCGGCTGTAAAGGCGATTACAAAAGGCGCGAAAACGGGCGAGACCGGCGACGGTAAAATTTTTGTCCTGGATTTAAAGGAATGCGTCAGGATCCGGACCGAGGAACGCGGCTCGAATGCGATTGGCTAA
- a CDS encoding HD domain-containing phosphohydrolase — MSLNKKLIDTKKQWFILILTLLTVFIILIIGHQSFKTTLDTTNEEFKFILHQAYQAQQILISLIIFIIVSGAFYFIFISRKINEKLLKEVEKQTKDLKNIQNKLESIKNIGVTANSSLHLNKVLNDVLTGTLEITNASVGMIFLKDQGTNCLFWGASIGLSDAFVNDYKKTHIAIGEGLTGRIAQSGETIYIAEDSSHDPRIARPVVIAENLNSFIGVPIYAKDEIVGVMNILTRPPHVLNREEIHLISAIGAHIGSAIQNARLYEESTKAKELLKESEEKYRDLYDNAPDMYYSIDKDGIIIDCNKTGIEMLGYAREDIIGKPLTDFFTEKSKILFRDTFGTLAKNGILLNVQREFVRKDNSVLPASLNVFAEVDDKGNLIKTKTIARDISKDKINEKERDTLINNISKAKKEWETIFDSAFEFIVLIDKESNIQRCNKSFIRYINQPIDKILYTKFYNIFPYDNKNNNVNLEDYLNGNKTIEDIEVNTISGEWFYLSKKPIYDDKSNFLFAIIVARDITILKKTHQRLLNSETELKKRIDAFEELFIKLITVLVSALEAKSPWTKGHSENVANYAEELAKNLGLDENETKRIKLAGLLHDIGKIAVPDNLLDKNGNLTNDEREIINGHPLKGTKILEGIKQLEDVIPLIKSHHERNDGCGYPDCLKNSEIPVGSKILHLVDSFDAMTSNRPYRKNPGVNYAISEIKKYSGTQFDPQITDVFLKIISKKKIKK, encoded by the coding sequence ATGAGTTTAAATAAAAAACTTATAGATACTAAAAAACAATGGTTTATATTAATTTTAACTTTGTTGACGGTTTTTATAATTTTAATTATCGGGCATCAATCTTTCAAAACCACCCTTGACACAACCAATGAAGAATTTAAGTTTATACTTCACCAGGCCTATCAGGCACAGCAAATACTAATCAGCCTTATTATCTTTATTATAGTATCCGGGGCCTTTTATTTCATATTTATATCTAGAAAAATAAATGAAAAACTTTTAAAAGAAGTGGAGAAACAAACCAAAGACCTGAAAAATATACAAAACAAGCTTGAATCAATAAAAAACATCGGTGTGACCGCAAATTCATCCCTGCATTTAAATAAAGTCCTTAATGATGTTCTGACAGGAACACTTGAAATTACAAACGCGTCCGTGGGCATGATTTTTTTAAAAGACCAGGGGACAAACTGTCTTTTCTGGGGAGCATCCATAGGATTATCTGATGCTTTTGTTAATGATTACAAAAAAACACACATAGCAATCGGCGAAGGATTAACAGGCCGTATCGCGCAATCGGGAGAAACTATTTACATTGCCGAAGATTCTTCCCACGACCCGCGCATTGCCCGGCCCGTAGTAATAGCCGAAAACCTCAATTCTTTTATCGGCGTCCCGATATACGCGAAAGATGAAATTGTAGGTGTTATGAATATTTTAACAAGGCCGCCCCATGTCCTCAACAGGGAAGAAATACACCTGATATCCGCGATCGGGGCGCATATCGGTTCAGCCATCCAAAACGCGAGGCTTTACGAGGAAAGCACAAAAGCAAAAGAACTCCTGAAAGAATCCGAAGAAAAATACCGCGATTTATACGATAACGCCCCTGACATGTATTATTCAATCGATAAAGACGGGATTATAATAGACTGCAATAAAACCGGCATCGAGATGCTGGGTTACGCAAGGGAAGATATTATCGGAAAACCGCTTACTGATTTTTTTACGGAAAAATCCAAAATTCTTTTTAGAGATACATTCGGGACGCTTGCGAAAAACGGGATTTTGCTAAACGTCCAGAGAGAATTTGTCCGCAAAGACAATTCCGTTCTGCCCGCGAGCTTGAATGTTTTCGCGGAGGTCGATGACAAGGGAAATTTAATTAAAACAAAAACGATCGCGCGCGATATTTCAAAAGATAAAATAAATGAAAAAGAACGCGATACTTTAATCAATAATATATCAAAAGCAAAAAAAGAATGGGAAACGATTTTTGACAGCGCTTTCGAATTTATCGTCCTTATCGATAAAGAATCCAATATCCAAAGATGCAACAAAAGCTTTATAAGGTATATTAACCAGCCTATTGACAAGATACTTTACACTAAATTTTATAATATCTTTCCATATGACAATAAAAACAACAATGTTAATCTTGAAGATTATCTCAACGGGAATAAAACTATTGAGGACATCGAAGTAAACACAATATCCGGAGAGTGGTTTTATTTAAGTAAAAAACCGATTTATGATGATAAAAGCAATTTTCTTTTTGCAATCATTGTCGCCAGAGACATCACTATATTGAAAAAGACACACCAGAGGCTCCTCAATTCAGAAACAGAACTTAAAAAAAGAATTGACGCCTTTGAAGAACTTTTTATCAAACTTATAACCGTATTAGTCAGCGCCCTTGAAGCGAAAAGCCCCTGGACAAAAGGCCATTCTGAAAATGTGGCAAATTACGCGGAAGAACTCGCCAAGAACCTGGGACTGGATGAAAATGAAACCAAGAGAATAAAACTGGCCGGGTTATTGCATGACATCGGGAAAATCGCCGTTCCCGACAACCTGCTTGATAAAAACGGGAATCTCACAAATGATGAACGTGAAATCATCAACGGGCATCCCCTGAAAGGCACAAAAATCCTTGAAGGAATAAAACAGCTTGAGGACGTTATCCCGCTGATAAAATCCCACCATGAAAGAAATGACGGCTGTGGTTATCCTGACTGCCTTAAAAACAGCGAAATTCCCGTAGGCAGTAAAATACTGCACCTGGTTGATTCTTTCGACGCCATGACATCAAACAGGCCTTACAGAAAAAATCCCGGAGTCAATTACGCCATTTCAGAAATTAAGAAATATTCCGGGACGCAGTTTGACCCTCAGATAACAGATGTATTTTTGAAAATTATTTCAAAGAAAAAAATCAAAAAGTAA
- the glnA gene encoding type I glutamate--ammonia ligase, with protein MPEKKTKEVKTENPLANGGFNEKAARDVIKLIKEKNIQIVDLKFNDLPGLWQHFSIPASELLEQEDITRSIWVDGIGFDGSSIRGFQKIQESDMIMIPDPLSAVIDPVCEVPTLSIICDIYDPLTRKPYSRDPRYIAKKAEQYLRDLGIADSVFFGPEAEFFIFNDIRFDQNENSGYYFIDSNEGDWNTGRSENPNLGYKVRFKEGYFPVPPHDSLQDLRSRMILKMKEAGLKIEVHHHEVATAGQCEIDIKYNTLTKMADDLLMYKYIIKNMARKNNMVATFMPKPLFGDNGSGMHCHQSLWKNGVNLFYDKDGYALLSQTAKYYIGGLLKHAPSLMAFCAPTTNSYKRLVPGYEAPVNLVYSARNRSAAVRIPMYSNSPKSKRIEFRPPDPSCNAYLAFSAMLLAGLDGIKNKIDPGEPTDMDLFEMSEDELKHIPTVPGSLYSSLKNLEADHQYLLQGGVFTKDVIDVWLEYKYKREIDSVRMRPHPYEFYLYFDI; from the coding sequence ATGCCGGAAAAAAAGACAAAAGAGGTAAAAACAGAAAATCCGCTTGCAAACGGCGGTTTTAACGAAAAAGCCGCCAGGGATGTTATTAAACTTATTAAAGAAAAAAACATCCAGATAGTTGATTTGAAATTCAATGATTTACCGGGATTATGGCAGCATTTTTCAATCCCCGCTTCTGAATTATTAGAACAGGAAGATATTACCCGTTCTATCTGGGTGGATGGAATCGGGTTCGACGGCTCATCAATACGCGGGTTCCAGAAGATCCAGGAATCAGATATGATTATGATACCCGACCCTTTAAGCGCTGTTATTGACCCGGTTTGCGAGGTCCCGACTTTAAGCATTATTTGCGATATTTATGACCCCCTTACCCGAAAACCATACTCGCGGGACCCAAGATATATCGCGAAAAAGGCCGAACAGTATCTCAGGGATTTAGGCATAGCTGACAGCGTGTTTTTCGGACCCGAGGCGGAATTTTTTATTTTTAATGACATCCGTTTCGACCAGAATGAAAATTCAGGGTATTATTTTATTGATTCAAACGAAGGGGATTGGAATACAGGGAGGTCCGAAAACCCGAATTTAGGATATAAGGTCCGTTTTAAAGAAGGTTATTTTCCTGTGCCTCCTCACGATTCACTGCAGGATTTAAGAAGCAGGATGATTTTAAAAATGAAGGAAGCCGGGCTTAAAATTGAAGTCCATCACCATGAGGTTGCGACTGCCGGGCAGTGTGAAATCGACATAAAATATAATACATTGACAAAAATGGCTGATGATCTTTTGATGTATAAATATATTATCAAAAATATGGCAAGGAAAAACAATATGGTTGCCACCTTTATGCCAAAGCCTCTTTTTGGTGACAATGGTTCAGGCATGCACTGCCACCAGAGTTTGTGGAAAAACGGGGTTAACCTCTTTTATGACAAGGACGGCTACGCTCTTTTGTCCCAGACCGCGAAATACTACATCGGCGGGCTCTTGAAACACGCGCCAAGTTTAATGGCTTTTTGCGCGCCGACGACAAATTCATATAAAAGACTGGTGCCCGGTTATGAGGCACCTGTGAACCTGGTTTATTCCGCGAGAAACAGGTCTGCCGCAGTCCGGATTCCTATGTATTCAAACAGCCCAAAATCAAAACGCATTGAATTCAGGCCGCCTGATCCTTCATGCAACGCATACCTGGCTTTCAGCGCGATGCTCCTGGCTGGCCTTGACGGGATAAAAAATAAAATTGACCCGGGAGAACCCACGGACATGGATTTGTTTGAAATGAGCGAGGATGAATTGAAACATATTCCGACTGTCCCTGGTTCACTTTACAGTTCCCTAAAAAATCTCGAAGCTGACCACCAGTATCTGTTACAGGGGGGGGTATTTACAAAAGACGTTATTGATGTATGGCTCGAATATAAGTATAAGAGAGAAATTGATTCAGTCAGGATGAGACCTCATCCGTATGAATTTTATCTGTATTTTGATATTTAA
- a CDS encoding type 1 glutamine amidotransferase — protein MVLIIKHIGCEGPGTLGDFIHKAGIKTKVVELWNGEPLPPPDKCDAVISLGGPMNVYEEDKYPFLKQEDKFVKEIIKKEIPFLGICLGSQILAKALNAKVLKAPQKEIGWYPVNLNKKEHNDPLFKNLYPELVVFQWHEDTFEIPKKGVLLAESKTCKNQAFKYGKNAYGFQFHIEVTPQIIDEWIDEYAVEGGADIDIMKIRGNTHRVNKIFNKQAKLIYINFLKILEAVS, from the coding sequence ATGGTTCTTATCATCAAACACATCGGATGTGAAGGTCCCGGGACACTGGGAGATTTTATACATAAAGCCGGCATAAAAACAAAAGTTGTTGAACTTTGGAATGGGGAACCTCTGCCGCCGCCGGATAAATGCGACGCTGTTATTTCACTTGGCGGGCCGATGAATGTTTACGAAGAGGATAAATATCCTTTTTTAAAACAAGAGGACAAATTTGTAAAAGAAATTATTAAAAAAGAAATCCCTTTTCTTGGTATTTGTCTCGGCAGCCAGATACTGGCCAAAGCCTTAAACGCGAAAGTCCTAAAGGCTCCCCAAAAAGAGATTGGCTGGTATCCTGTAAATTTGAATAAAAAAGAGCATAACGACCCCTTATTCAAAAATTTATATCCTGAGCTGGTTGTTTTTCAGTGGCATGAAGACACGTTTGAAATACCCAAAAAGGGTGTTTTGCTGGCTGAATCAAAAACATGCAAAAATCAGGCGTTTAAATACGGTAAAAATGCGTATGGTTTTCAATTCCACATTGAAGTTACGCCTCAAATAATAGATGAATGGATAGATGAATACGCTGTAGAAGGGGGCGCGGACATTGATATTATGAAGATACGCGGGAATACACACAGGGTGAATAAAATATTTAATAAACAGGCTAAACTTATTTATATTAATTTTTTAAAAATATTAGAAGCTGTTTCATAA
- a CDS encoding helix-turn-helix domain-containing protein, translated as MITIFISENEKKAKKIISEILSKEGYTESDILDQGNIFKIVNKEKISDLEPLKEKIIELEESFFKENKGVLYKVVLEAIEKPLIEHVLEHAEGNQLKAARILGINRNTMRAKIKKFAIKPETYK; from the coding sequence ATGATTACAATATTTATTTCTGAAAATGAAAAAAAAGCAAAAAAAATAATCAGCGAGATATTGTCCAAGGAAGGATATACTGAATCTGATATTTTGGACCAGGGGAATATTTTTAAAATTGTGAATAAAGAAAAAATCAGTGACTTGGAGCCCTTAAAGGAAAAAATTATTGAATTGGAAGAATCTTTCTTCAAGGAAAATAAGGGCGTCTTATACAAAGTGGTTTTAGAGGCCATAGAAAAGCCTTTAATAGAACATGTCCTCGAACACGCCGAAGGTAACCAGTTAAAAGCCGCAAGAATATTAGGGATCAACCGCAACACAATGCGCGCGAAAATCAAAAAATTCGCTATCAAGCCGGAAACATATAAATAA
- the gltB gene encoding glutamate synthase large subunit — protein MNKREIFEKNGLYDSGFEHDSCGVGFVCNIKGKKSNEVIKQGLEALRRLAHRGATGADPRTGDGAGILIQMPHEYFKRKAAGFNINLPEEGHYGSGLVFLPTNSSDNRFCRDTFSKIAKEEGQPILGWRRPDIDNSGIGKTARESEPVIEQIFIGRDKSIKDQLAFERALYIIRKRVENAVRNSDIIQKSFFYITNLSSKTFSYKGLLMPAQVENFFPDLKEDGLVSSLCLVHSRYSTNTFPTWDLSQPFRYLAHNGEINTLRGNINWMRAREGLLKSVLFGRKLKNLFPVIVPGGSDSAALDNVFELLVLSGRSLPEAMMMLIPGAWERNNLIDEKVKDFYRYHACLMEPWDGPAAIAFTDGTKIGALLDRNGLRPARYIVTKDDFVVMASEMGVLDISAENIVHSGRLEPGKIFFIDTELGKIIDDAEVKEKMASLHPYAGWLNNMIDLEEIAEEQKFENKNNIDLLENLKTFGYTREDLKLIIKPMAETAQEPVGSMGNDTPLAVLSNKPHVLYNYFKQLFAQVTNPPVDPIREEIVMSMESYLGPEKNIFEDGAEHCVKLRVKQPVLSNKELFSIINIKERNFKTRVIPVLFKVKDERGFERVLNKIGKDAERAIKDGFTFIVLSDRGIDKNHAPLPMLLALGAVHQYLVKKSLRKQISIIVESAEPREVHHFALLFGYGADCINPYLAYEAVNDLIKEDELKLDVKTANYNYIKAVNKGILKILSKMGISTLQSYRGAQVFEAVGLSKEVIDKGFTGTVSRIGGADIRMIAGESILRHKEAFKAGNLNVNILPSGGQYQWKKDGEFHLWNPETIAALQDAVRNEDYRKYKEFAGLINDQSKNPATLRGILKISAPAGKQSISIDEVEPVEEIFKRFVTGAMSFGSISRAAHESLAIAMNRIGGRSNTGEGGEDPQRFFPRPDGSSCRSAIKQVASGRFGVTTNYLVNADEIQIKIAQGAKPGEGGQLPGHKVSAIIAKTRYTTPGVTLISPPPHHDIYSIEDLAQLIFDLKNTNPKARISVKLVSEIGVGTVAAGVAKGHADMILISGGDGGTGASPLSSIKHAGLPWELGISETHQTLVLNDLRSRVRLQTDGQMRTGRDVAIAAILGAEEYGFCTSALIVLGCVMLRHCNLNNCSVGIATQDEYLENKFRGKPEDVVTYFHFVAQELRELLASIGIKTVNELIGETQLLEVNRDILPWKAKGIDMSRILYKPEMPEETGRFYITPQDHNINDVLDRKLIELSNQALKYRKQVKIELPIKNVNRATGAMLSGEICLKYGEEGLPPDTVYCKFNGVSGQSFGAFLAKGVTFELAGMANDYVGKGISGGKIIIYPDKKSGYKAEENIIIGNTAFYGAIAGETYIRGVAGERFCIRNSGLYAVIEGVGDHGCEYMTGGRVVVLGGTGRNFAAGMSGGIAYVYDKDKSFKDRCNMEMVKLENLEKEDEDMIEKLVMSHHTHTQSTLAKNIIDNFESEIKKFVKVMPMEYKRILDLKKLEEKKGLSEVSEG, from the coding sequence ATGAATAAAAGAGAAATATTCGAGAAAAATGGGTTATATGACTCCGGGTTTGAACATGATTCCTGCGGAGTCGGTTTTGTCTGCAATATTAAAGGAAAAAAGTCGAACGAAGTTATCAAACAGGGATTAGAGGCTTTACGCCGGCTGGCCCATCGCGGGGCCACGGGGGCTGACCCCAGGACAGGTGACGGGGCGGGTATTTTAATCCAGATGCCGCATGAATATTTTAAAAGGAAAGCCGCTGGATTTAATATTAACCTGCCGGAAGAAGGTCATTACGGGAGCGGCCTTGTTTTTTTACCGACAAATTCAAGTGACAACCGGTTTTGCAGGGATACTTTCTCAAAAATCGCAAAAGAAGAAGGACAACCTATTCTTGGATGGCGAAGGCCCGATATAGATAACAGCGGTATCGGGAAAACGGCCCGTGAAAGCGAACCGGTAATAGAGCAGATATTCATCGGGCGGGATAAAAGTATAAAAGACCAATTGGCTTTTGAAAGGGCCCTTTATATTATCCGTAAGCGTGTTGAAAATGCCGTCCGTAATTCAGATATCATTCAAAAATCATTTTTTTATATTACTAACCTTTCCAGTAAAACTTTCTCGTATAAAGGGTTGTTAATGCCGGCCCAGGTAGAAAATTTTTTTCCCGACCTTAAAGAAGACGGCCTTGTAAGCTCCCTTTGTCTGGTCCATTCCCGTTACAGCACGAATACGTTTCCGACATGGGATTTATCCCAGCCTTTCAGATACTTAGCCCATAATGGTGAAATAAACACTTTAAGGGGAAATATCAACTGGATGCGGGCCAGGGAAGGCCTGTTGAAAAGCGTTTTATTTGGCAGGAAGTTAAAGAACCTTTTCCCGGTTATTGTCCCCGGCGGGAGCGATTCAGCGGCGCTTGATAATGTTTTTGAACTTCTGGTTTTATCAGGAAGGTCCCTTCCTGAAGCGATGATGATGCTTATCCCGGGCGCCTGGGAACGCAACAATTTAATAGATGAAAAGGTCAAAGACTTTTACAGATACCACGCGTGCCTGATGGAACCATGGGACGGCCCGGCGGCAATCGCGTTTACCGACGGGACAAAGATTGGGGCCTTGCTTGACAGGAACGGCCTCAGGCCCGCGCGGTATATTGTTACTAAAGACGATTTTGTGGTAATGGCTTCGGAAATGGGTGTCCTGGACATTTCCGCGGAAAACATTGTTCATTCAGGCCGGCTCGAACCCGGGAAAATATTTTTCATAGACACCGAATTGGGCAAAATTATCGATGATGCCGAGGTAAAAGAAAAAATGGCGTCATTACACCCTTACGCGGGGTGGCTTAATAATATGATTGACCTTGAAGAAATAGCGGAAGAACAAAAATTTGAAAATAAAAATAATATTGATCTTTTAGAGAATTTAAAAACCTTCGGTTACACGCGCGAGGACCTGAAACTGATAATAAAACCGATGGCGGAAACCGCCCAGGAGCCAGTCGGATCAATGGGGAATGATACGCCGCTCGCGGTTTTATCGAATAAACCTCATGTCCTGTATAATTATTTTAAACAGCTTTTCGCCCAGGTCACAAACCCGCCTGTTGACCCTATCCGTGAAGAGATTGTTATGAGCATGGAAAGCTATCTCGGGCCGGAAAAGAATATTTTTGAAGATGGGGCGGAGCATTGCGTGAAGCTCAGGGTGAAACAGCCGGTTCTGTCCAATAAAGAACTTTTTTCGATTATAAATATCAAAGAAAGAAATTTTAAAACCAGGGTTATACCTGTTCTTTTTAAAGTCAAGGATGAACGTGGCTTTGAAAGAGTTTTAAATAAAATAGGAAAAGATGCTGAAAGGGCCATAAAAGATGGATTTACATTTATCGTATTGAGTGACCGGGGTATTGATAAAAATCACGCTCCGCTGCCCATGCTGCTTGCTTTGGGCGCCGTGCACCAGTATCTTGTCAAAAAAAGTTTGCGAAAACAAATAAGCATAATTGTCGAAAGCGCCGAACCAAGGGAAGTCCATCATTTCGCGCTTTTATTCGGTTACGGCGCGGATTGTATTAATCCATACCTTGCTTATGAGGCTGTAAATGACCTTATAAAAGAGGATGAGTTAAAATTGGACGTGAAAACCGCGAATTACAATTATATTAAAGCCGTGAATAAAGGTATTTTAAAAATACTTTCGAAAATGGGGATTTCCACCCTGCAGAGTTACAGGGGCGCGCAGGTATTTGAAGCCGTCGGGTTAAGTAAAGAAGTTATCGACAAGGGTTTCACGGGAACTGTTTCAAGGATAGGCGGGGCGGACATTAGAATGATCGCCGGGGAATCTATATTGAGGCATAAAGAGGCTTTTAAGGCGGGGAATTTAAATGTTAATATCCTTCCAAGCGGGGGGCAGTATCAATGGAAAAAAGACGGTGAATTCCATTTATGGAACCCGGAGACCATCGCGGCTTTACAGGATGCCGTTAGAAACGAGGATTACCGGAAATACAAGGAATTCGCGGGTTTGATTAATGACCAGTCAAAAAATCCGGCCACTCTCAGGGGTATTTTAAAGATATCCGCCCCTGCCGGAAAACAATCTATTTCTATTGATGAAGTTGAACCGGTTGAAGAGATATTTAAACGTTTTGTCACAGGGGCCATGAGTTTTGGTTCGATCAGCCGGGCCGCGCATGAAAGCCTGGCAATCGCGATGAACCGGATAGGCGGGAGGTCAAACACAGGCGAGGGCGGCGAGGACCCTCAAAGGTTTTTTCCAAGGCCTGACGGCAGTTCGTGCCGGAGCGCGATAAAACAGGTGGCGTCGGGAAGGTTCGGGGTAACGACTAATTATCTGGTTAACGCGGATGAGATACAGATTAAAATAGCGCAGGGCGCGAAACCGGGAGAAGGAGGCCAGCTTCCCGGCCATAAAGTAAGCGCTATTATCGCTAAAACGCGTTATACGACACCTGGTGTGACACTGATTTCTCCCCCGCCGCACCATGATATTTATTCGATAGAAGATTTGGCGCAGTTGATTTTCGATTTAAAAAATACAAATCCGAAGGCAAGGATAAGCGTGAAATTAGTTTCTGAGATAGGAGTTGGAACAGTTGCCGCCGGTGTCGCGAAGGGACACGCAGATATGATTTTAATTTCAGGGGGCGACGGCGGGACAGGCGCGTCTCCTCTGAGTTCGATAAAACACGCGGGACTGCCGTGGGAGCTTGGAATATCCGAGACGCACCAGACGCTTGTTTTAAATGACCTTCGCAGCCGTGTCAGGCTTCAGACAGACGGCCAGATGAGGACAGGGCGTGATGTCGCGATAGCAGCGATATTGGGTGCTGAAGAATATGGCTTTTGCACTTCGGCTTTAATTGTTTTGGGATGTGTAATGCTTCGGCATTGCAACCTTAATAACTGTTCGGTAGGTATTGCCACGCAGGACGAATACCTGGAAAATAAGTTCCGCGGCAAGCCCGAAGATGTAGTGACTTATTTTCATTTTGTGGCGCAGGAACTCCGTGAATTATTAGCTTCAATTGGAATAAAAACTGTTAATGAGCTGATTGGTGAAACACAATTACTTGAGGTTAACCGGGACATTCTTCCATGGAAAGCGAAGGGGATCGATATGTCGCGGATCCTTTATAAACCCGAAATGCCGGAGGAAACAGGCCGTTTCTATATTACACCGCAGGACCATAATATTAATGATGTTCTGGATCGGAAATTAATTGAACTTTCAAATCAGGCCTTAAAATACAGGAAACAGGTAAAAATTGAATTACCGATAAAAAATGTCAACAGGGCGACCGGCGCGATGTTAAGCGGCGAGATTTGTTTGAAGTACGGCGAGGAAGGACTGCCGCCGGATACTGTTTATTGTAAATTCAACGGGGTGTCGGGCCAGAGTTTCGGAGCTTTTCTGGCTAAGGGAGTAACTTTTGAGCTTGCGGGTATGGCAAATGATTATGTGGGAAAAGGTATCTCAGGCGGTAAAATAATTATTTATCCCGATAAAAAATCGGGATATAAAGCTGAAGAAAATATTATAATCGGAAATACGGCGTTTTACGGCGCGATTGCCGGGGAAACATATATTCGCGGGGTTGCAGGCGAACGGTTTTGTATCCGTAACTCGGGGCTTTACGCGGTGATAGAAGGAGTAGGTGACCATGGCTGTGAATACATGACAGGCGGCAGGGTCGTGGTTCTCGGCGGGACCGGGAGGAATTTTGCCGCGGGGATGTCGGGCGGGATTGCCTATGTTTATGATAAAGATAAAAGCTTTAAAGACAGATGCAATATGGAAATGGTTAAACTGGAAAACCTGGAGAAAGAAGACGAGGACATGATAGAAAAACTCGTCATGTCGCACCATACACATACTCAAAGCACGCTTGCGAAAAACATAATCGATAATTTTGAATCAGAAATAAAAAAGTTCGTCAAGGTAATGCCGATGGAATATAAACGAATACTGGATTTAAAGAAACTTGAAGAAAAAAAAGGTTTGAGCGAGGTATCTGAAGGGTGA
- a CDS encoding glutamate synthase subunit beta gives MRDLKGYIKIKRKKPEYRPVCERVKDFSEVSILRKLEHSIEQSLRCMDCGTPFCHWGCPLGNIIPEWNYLLSNNKIGRAAELLQSTNNFPEFTGRICPAICEYACVLGINDEAVTNRENELAIVENAFKQGFIKANPPGKRTGKKIAVVGSGPAGLACADQLNKYGHHVTVFERDEKAGGILRYGIPDFKLGKNIIDRRLEILKKEGIKFKTKVNIGVDKPVADLKEKFDAICLAGGSRSPRDLKIDGRELKGIYFAMDFLIQANLRNEGKRIPKDKLIDAKGKNVVVIGGGDTGADCIGVSHRQGAKCVVQLEILPCPPGERTGDFPWPKYPMLFKTSTSHEEGGERKWSVLTKKFTGENGYVKKIICVNVEWQKDAKGSNVMKEIPCTGFEIDADLVILALGFVHPEHEGLVRDSAVGLDTRGNVKTDSNYLTSQEGIFACGDMRRGQSLVVWAIAEGRNCAKAVDEYLKNKSI, from the coding sequence ATGAGAGATTTAAAAGGCTATATAAAAATTAAAAGAAAAAAACCGGAATACCGTCCGGTTTGTGAGCGGGTGAAAGATTTCAGTGAGGTGTCCATATTGCGCAAATTGGAACATTCAATTGAACAATCTTTGCGCTGTATGGATTGCGGAACGCCTTTTTGCCACTGGGGATGCCCCCTGGGGAACATTATTCCTGAATGGAATTACCTTTTATCGAATAATAAAATTGGCAGGGCGGCCGAGCTTCTGCAGTCAACCAATAATTTTCCGGAATTTACAGGAAGGATTTGTCCCGCGATATGTGAATACGCGTGTGTCCTTGGAATTAACGATGAAGCAGTGACTAACCGCGAAAATGAACTGGCTATAGTTGAAAACGCGTTTAAACAGGGGTTTATAAAAGCAAATCCTCCGGGAAAACGCACGGGAAAAAAAATCGCGGTTGTCGGGTCCGGCCCTGCGGGACTGGCATGCGCCGACCAGCTGAACAAATACGGGCATCACGTTACGGTTTTTGAGCGGGACGAAAAAGCGGGCGGGATACTCCGCTACGGGATCCCTGATTTTAAACTTGGGAAAAATATTATAGACCGCCGGCTGGAAATTTTAAAAAAAGAGGGGATAAAATTTAAAACAAAAGTCAATATTGGTGTCGATAAACCGGTGGCGGATTTAAAAGAAAAATTTGACGCGATTTGCCTCGCGGGAGGGAGCAGGTCTCCCCGCGACCTTAAAATTGATGGCAGGGAATTAAAAGGAATATATTTTGCGATGGATTTTTTAATACAGGCAAACCTGCGTAATGAAGGAAAAAGGATACCAAAGGATAAGCTGATTGACGCAAAAGGTAAAAATGTCGTGGTCATCGGCGGCGGTGATACAGGGGCCGATTGCATAGGAGTTTCACACCGCCAGGGGGCGAAATGCGTGGTGCAGCTTGAAATCCTGCCTTGCCCGCCGGGGGAACGCACGGGTGATTTCCCATGGCCGAAATATCCGATGCTTTTTAAAACCTCGACGAGCCATGAAGAGGGCGGCGAAAGGAAATGGAGCGTTTTAACCAAAAAATTCACGGGGGAGAACGGTTACGTTAAAAAAATTATCTGCGTGAATGTAGAATGGCAAAAGGACGCGAAGGGTTCCAATGTGATGAAAGAAATCCCGTGTACCGGATTTGAGATTGACGCGGACCTTGTAATACTTGCCCTTGGTTTTGTCCACCCTGAACATGAAGGCCTTGTCAGGGATTCCGCGGTCGGGCTGGATACGAGAGGCAACGTTAAAACAGATTCAAATTACCTCACATCCCAGGAAGGTATT